One window of Thermoanaerobaculia bacterium genomic DNA carries:
- the acs gene encoding acetate--CoA ligase: protein MAVKDPTMVAETTEGQIAVHWKEEEYYKPSPKFVAQANLTDPSVMERFSEKNFPKCFEEYADMLTWYQRWNTVLDTNDPPFWKWFVGGKINASFNCIDRHLPKYKNKAAIIFVPEPENEEPVSLTYRELYVRVNEFAALLRDSAGLKAGDRVTIHMPMVAELPITMLACARLGVIHSVVFGGFSGEACGLRAADSGSRVLIYMDGYYRSGKMIDHKAGAEIAVATAEKEGQKIDKVLVWKRYPGKYTSATPMVKGRDFFVDELLKDYRGKTVEPVPMDSEAPLFLMYTSGTTGKPKGCQHRTGGYLSYVTGTSKYIQDIHPEDVYWCMADIGWITGHSYIVYGPLALAATSVIYEGVPTYPDAGRVWRIAERLDVNIFHTSPTAIRMLRKSGPDEPAKYHYHFKHMTTVGEPIEPEVWRWYYNTVGKKEAVIVDTWWQTENGGFLCSTKPAIDAMKPGSAGPGVPGIYPVIYDEQGQEVKAGSGKAGNICIRNPWPGIFQTIWGDRDRFVKQYYTKYCKDPKSKKWQDWPYFAADGAVLAADGYFRILGRVDDVINVAGHRLGTKELESACLTVPEVAEAAVVPVVDEIKGRVPEIYIALKPGYAPSEEIQAKVVTTIETMIGKIARPRAVHIVPDMPKTRSGKIMRRVLAAISNTLATGDITTLANPDVVEQIRQAVQGKEMVATKEGPEDLKQFGKEE from the coding sequence ATGGCTGTGAAGGACCCGACCATGGTGGCGGAGACCACCGAAGGCCAGATCGCGGTGCACTGGAAGGAAGAGGAGTACTACAAGCCCTCGCCGAAATTCGTGGCGCAGGCGAATCTCACCGACCCGTCCGTCATGGAGCGGTTTTCCGAGAAGAATTTCCCGAAATGCTTCGAGGAATACGCCGACATGCTGACGTGGTACCAGCGGTGGAACACGGTGCTCGATACGAACGATCCGCCCTTCTGGAAGTGGTTCGTCGGCGGAAAGATCAACGCCTCGTTCAACTGCATCGACCGGCATCTGCCGAAATACAAGAACAAGGCGGCGATCATCTTCGTGCCGGAGCCCGAGAACGAGGAGCCGGTCTCCCTGACCTACCGGGAGCTCTACGTCCGGGTCAACGAATTCGCCGCCCTGCTGCGCGACTCCGCCGGGCTGAAGGCCGGCGACCGCGTCACGATCCACATGCCGATGGTGGCGGAGCTCCCGATCACGATGCTCGCGTGCGCCCGTCTCGGCGTGATCCATTCGGTCGTGTTCGGCGGGTTCTCGGGAGAGGCGTGCGGCCTCCGGGCGGCAGACTCCGGGAGCCGGGTCCTCATCTACATGGACGGGTACTACCGTTCGGGCAAGATGATCGACCACAAGGCGGGCGCGGAGATCGCGGTCGCGACCGCCGAGAAGGAAGGTCAGAAGATCGACAAGGTGCTCGTGTGGAAGCGCTATCCCGGCAAGTACACCTCGGCGACGCCGATGGTGAAGGGGCGCGACTTCTTCGTCGACGAGCTTCTCAAGGACTACCGCGGGAAGACCGTCGAGCCGGTCCCGATGGATTCCGAGGCGCCCCTCTTCCTGATGTACACGAGCGGAACCACCGGAAAGCCCAAGGGATGCCAGCACCGCACGGGCGGCTATCTCTCGTACGTGACCGGGACGTCGAAGTACATCCAGGACATTCACCCGGAAGACGTGTACTGGTGCATGGCCGACATCGGCTGGATCACCGGTCACTCCTACATCGTGTACGGTCCGCTGGCGCTGGCGGCGACGTCGGTGATCTACGAAGGCGTTCCGACGTACCCCGACGCCGGGCGGGTGTGGCGCATCGCCGAGCGGCTCGACGTCAACATCTTCCATACGTCGCCCACCGCGATCCGGATGCTCCGGAAGTCGGGACCCGACGAGCCGGCCAAGTATCACTACCACTTCAAGCACATGACGACGGTCGGCGAGCCGATCGAGCCGGAAGTGTGGAGGTGGTACTACAACACGGTCGGGAAGAAGGAAGCCGTGATCGTCGACACCTGGTGGCAGACGGAGAACGGCGGATTCCTCTGCAGCACGAAGCCGGCGATCGATGCGATGAAGCCGGGAAGCGCGGGTCCGGGCGTTCCGGGCATCTATCCCGTGATCTACGACGAGCAGGGACAGGAAGTGAAGGCGGGGTCGGGCAAGGCCGGGAACATCTGCATCCGCAATCCCTGGCCCGGGATCTTCCAGACGATCTGGGGCGACCGGGATCGCTTCGTCAAGCAATACTACACGAAATACTGCAAGGACCCGAAGAGCAAGAAGTGGCAGGACTGGCCCTACTTCGCCGCCGACGGAGCGGTCCTCGCGGCGGACGGCTACTTCCGGATCCTCGGGCGCGTCGACGACGTGATCAACGTCGCCGGACACCGGCTCGGGACGAAGGAGCTCGAGTCCGCCTGTCTGACCGTGCCGGAGGTGGCGGAGGCCGCCGTCGTGCCGGTCGTCGACGAGATCAAGGGGCGCGTTCCCGAGATCTACATCGCCCTGAAGCCCGGCTACGCGCCGAGCGAGGAGATCCAGGCCAAGGTGGTCACGACGATCGAGACGATGATCGGGAAGATCGCGAGGCCGCGCGCGGTCCACATCGTTCCCGACATGCCGAAGACCCGCTCCGGCAAGATCATGCGCCGGGTCCTCGCCGCGATCTCGAACACCCTGGCGACCGGCGACATCACGACGCTCGCCAACCCGGACGTCGTCGAGCAGATCCGCCAGGCCGTCCAGGGCAAGGAGATGGTCGCCACCAAGGAAGGCCCGGAAGACCTCAAGCAGTTCGGCAAGGAGGAATGA